The following proteins are co-located in the Vidua macroura isolate BioBank_ID:100142 chromosome 1, ASM2450914v1, whole genome shotgun sequence genome:
- the PSMA2 gene encoding proteasome subunit alpha type-2 → MAERGYSFSLTTFSPSGKLVQIEYALAAVAAGAPSVGIKAANGVVLATEKKQKSILYDERSVHKVEPITKHIGLVYSGMGPDYRVLVHRARKLAQQYYLVYHEPIPTAQLVQRIASVMQEYTQSGGVRPFGVSLLICGWNEGRPYLFQSDPSGAYFAWKATAMGKNYVNGKTFLEKRYNEDLELEDAIHTAILTLKESFEGQMTEDNIEVGICNEAGFRRLTPTEVKDYLAAIA, encoded by the exons ATGGCGGAGCGCGGATACAGCTTCTCCCTCACCACCTTCAG TCCTTCTGGAAAGCTTGTTCAGATTGAATATGCTTTGGCTGCAGTAGCTGCCGGAGCTCCATCAGTTGGGATTAAAG ctgcaaatgGAGTAGTGTTGGCAACTGAGAAGAAGCAGAAATCCATTCTGTATGATGAAAGGAGTGTCCACAAAGTAGAACCAATTACCAAACATATAGGTTTAGTGTACAGTGGTATGGGTCCAGATTACAG aGTACTTGTGCACAGAGCTCGGAAGCTGGCCCAGCAGTATTACTTGGTTTATCATGAACCCATTCCAACAGCTCAGCTAGTACAGAGAATTGCTTCTGTGATGCAGGAGTACACACAGTCTGG TGGTGTTCGTCCCTTTGGTGTATCACTGCTAATATGTGGCTGGAATGAAGGGCGGCCGTATTTATTTCAGTCGGATCCATCT GGAGCTTATTTTGCCTGGAAAGCAACagcaatgggaaaaaattacGTCAATGGGAAAACATTTCTTGAGAAAAG GTACAATGAAGATTTGGAGCTTGAAGATGCCATTCATACAGCTATCTTAACACTAAAG GAGAGCTTTGAAGGGCAAATGACAGAAGACAACATTGAAGTTGGTATCTGTAATGAAGCTGGTTTTAGGAGGCTCACTCCAACTGAGGTTAAGGACTACTTGGCTGCAATAGCGTAG